The Actinomycetota bacterium genome includes the window TGCTGCTCGCGGCCCGGCGCGCCCACGTGTTCGTGAGCGAGAGCGAGGCCGACGCATTCCGGAACGACCGCATGCTGCGCTCGGCCGTCGAGCACTGCCTCATCCTGCTCGGAGAAGCCGCATCGAGCGTCTCCGACGAGTGCCGCCGCGATCTCGCGGAGACCGACTGGCCGGGCATCGTGGAGATGCGCAACCAGCTCGTCCACGGCTATCGCGAGAGCGACCCGGGCATCGTCTGGGCAGTCGTGAGC containing:
- a CDS encoding DUF86 domain-containing protein, whose translation is MDMLLAARRAHVFVSESEADAFRNDRMLRSAVEHCLILLGEAASSVSDECRRDLAETDWPGIVEMRNQLVHGYRESDPGIVWAVVSDELPRLITMLEREVPAPDDVPDRPEWERM